In Mucilaginibacter celer, one DNA window encodes the following:
- the fmt gene encoding methionyl-tRNA formyltransferase, which produces MRIIFMGTPQFAVASLDALITAGCDVVAVVTAPDKPAGRGQKVAESAVKQYAVANGLKVLQPEKLKNEEFLAELKALQADLQVVVAFRMLPESVWNMPPKGTINLHASLLPQYRGAAPINWALINGEKESGVTTFFLKHEIDTGNILFTEKITLTGHEDAGELHDRLMNKGAGILVKTVKAVESGRYNEHPQAALTEGTELKHAPKIFKEDCLIDWTQPAEAIYNKIRGLSPVPTAYTELNGKVLKVYASEFELSEPAIKPGGFLTDNKTYLKFAAKDGLVSLTDVQLEGKKRMGIEDFLRGVKL; this is translated from the coding sequence ATGAGAATTATATTTATGGGTACCCCCCAGTTTGCTGTTGCCTCCTTAGATGCTTTAATTACCGCCGGCTGCGACGTTGTTGCCGTAGTTACCGCTCCTGATAAGCCTGCCGGCCGCGGGCAAAAAGTTGCCGAATCGGCCGTTAAGCAATATGCTGTTGCTAATGGCTTAAAAGTATTACAGCCCGAAAAATTAAAGAACGAAGAGTTTTTAGCCGAGCTCAAAGCGCTCCAGGCCGATTTACAGGTGGTAGTAGCGTTCAGAATGCTGCCCGAAAGCGTTTGGAATATGCCACCTAAAGGCACCATCAACCTGCATGCTTCATTATTGCCGCAATACCGTGGTGCCGCCCCTATTAACTGGGCGCTTATAAACGGCGAAAAAGAAAGCGGCGTTACCACCTTTTTCCTGAAACATGAAATTGATACCGGTAACATCCTGTTTACCGAAAAAATAACCCTCACCGGCCACGAAGATGCCGGCGAACTGCACGACAGGCTGATGAACAAAGGTGCCGGTATCCTGGTAAAAACCGTAAAGGCAGTTGAAAGCGGTCGCTATAATGAGCACCCGCAGGCCGCCCTTACCGAAGGCACCGAACTGAAACACGCACCCAAAATTTTTAAGGAAGATTGCCTGATAGATTGGACACAGCCTGCCGAAGCGATATACAATAAAATCCGCGGGCTAAGCCCGGTGCCTACGGCTTATACCGAGCTTAACGGTAAGGTGCTGAAAGTTTACGCATCGGAGTTTGAGCTTTCTGAACCTGCTATTAAACCCGGCGGCTTTTTAACGGATAACAAAACGTATTTGAAGTTTGCAGCTAAGGATGGGTTGGTTAGTTTAACAGATGTGCAGCTGGAGGGAAAAAAGCGGATGGGGATTGAGGACTTTTTGAGGGGGGTGAAGTTGTAG
- the mazG gene encoding nucleoside triphosphate pyrophosphohydrolase, which produces MPLIAPETAPTATIAFNRLLIIMDDLRANCPWDKKQTLESLRHLTIEETYELSDAILAHDMPEIRKELGDIMLHLVFYAKIGSETNDFNITDVLNGVCDKLINRHPHIYGDTEVQNEEDVKRNWEQIKLKEGNKSVLGGVPASLPALVKASRIQEKARGVGFDWEEKSQVWAKVEEEMQEFRNEFNAEDESTIDHERAEAEFGDLLFSLINYARFININPENALEKTNQKFIKRFQYLELKAKENGKQLHDMSLAEMDVFWDEAKKL; this is translated from the coding sequence ATGCCTTTAATAGCTCCCGAAACCGCCCCAACCGCTACCATTGCCTTTAACCGCCTGCTGATTATAATGGACGACCTGAGGGCCAACTGCCCATGGGATAAAAAGCAAACGCTTGAAAGTTTGCGCCACCTCACCATCGAAGAAACTTACGAACTGAGCGATGCCATACTGGCCCATGATATGCCCGAGATACGCAAAGAGCTGGGCGATATTATGCTGCACCTGGTTTTTTACGCCAAAATAGGATCTGAAACCAACGATTTTAATATTACTGATGTACTGAACGGCGTATGCGATAAACTGATTAACCGTCACCCGCATATTTACGGCGATACCGAAGTGCAAAACGAGGAAGATGTGAAACGCAACTGGGAACAGATTAAGCTTAAAGAAGGCAACAAATCTGTACTGGGCGGTGTACCTGCATCGTTGCCTGCGTTGGTAAAAGCATCGCGCATACAGGAAAAAGCCCGCGGTGTTGGGTTTGACTGGGAAGAGAAAAGCCAGGTTTGGGCCAAGGTTGAGGAAGAGATGCAGGAATTCAGGAACGAGTTTAATGCCGAAGACGAAAGCACGATAGACCATGAACGGGCCGAGGCCGAATTTGGCGATCTGCTGTTTTCGCTCATCAACTACGCCCGCTTTATCAATATCAACCCCGAAAACGCCCTCGAAAAAACAAATCAAAAATTCATTAAACGTTTTCAGTACCTCGAACTTAAGGCCAAAGAAAACGGCAAACAACTGCATGATATGAGCCTTGCCGAAATGGATGTTTTTTGGGACGAGGCAAAAAAACTTTAA
- a CDS encoding DUF3050 domain-containing protein, with protein sequence MADYSNRITALKNNIQPLRDKLINHALYKNITSLDELTVFMEHHVFAVWDFMSLLKALQQKLTCTVTPWMPTGNANTRYLINEIVAGEESDIDEQGNRASHFELYLRAMQQAGSEAKGISNLFNELHFGKHVDEALIIADIPVAARNFVHHTFEVINTNKDYLQAAVFTFGREDLIPEMFVSIVKELSQQLPGKVDILLYYLERHIEVDGDHHSQLAYQMTAELCGDDDNKWAEATEAVKEALQARIALWDGIFEAIKVQEVSSPL encoded by the coding sequence ATGGCAGATTATAGCAACCGCATTACAGCTTTAAAAAACAACATCCAACCTTTACGCGATAAACTTATCAACCACGCGCTTTATAAAAACATTACCTCGCTTGATGAGCTTACCGTTTTTATGGAGCACCATGTTTTTGCCGTTTGGGATTTTATGTCGCTTTTAAAAGCCTTGCAGCAAAAGCTTACCTGTACCGTTACCCCGTGGATGCCAACCGGCAATGCCAATACCCGCTACCTGATTAACGAAATTGTTGCCGGCGAAGAAAGCGATATCGACGAGCAGGGCAACCGTGCAAGCCATTTCGAGTTGTATTTGCGCGCCATGCAACAGGCCGGCAGCGAGGCAAAAGGAATAAGCAACCTGTTTAACGAACTGCATTTTGGTAAACATGTAGATGAAGCGCTGATTATTGCCGATATCCCCGTGGCGGCACGCAACTTTGTGCATCATACTTTCGAGGTGATCAACACCAATAAAGATTACCTGCAGGCTGCGGTATTTACTTTTGGCCGTGAAGATCTGATCCCCGAAATGTTTGTAAGCATTGTTAAAGAACTTAGCCAACAGTTACCGGGCAAAGTTGATATTTTACTCTATTACCTTGAGCGCCATATTGAAGTTGACGGCGACCACCACTCGCAACTGGCCTACCAGATGACAGCCGAACTTTGCGGCGATGATGATAACAAATGGGCGGAGGCTACCGAAGCAGTTAAAGAAGCTTTGCAGGCACGGATTGCGCTTTGGGATGGGATATTTGAGGCGATAAAAGTGCAGGAGGTGAGCAGCCCCCTCTAA
- the tnpA gene encoding IS200/IS605 family transposase, producing the protein MASNNTYTQLYVHIVFAVKFRLALIDDSWAERLRMYISSIVQNQGHKLVAINNMPDHLHLFIGHSPNQSLVDLVRIVKSDSSEWINKEKLTKSKFKWQEGYGAFTHSRSQVDKVVKYISNQQEHHKKKTLAEEFRKILKGFDVEFDERFIFKPLE; encoded by the coding sequence ATGGCAAGTAATAACACGTATACGCAATTATATGTTCATATTGTCTTCGCAGTAAAATTCCGTTTAGCTTTAATTGATGACAGTTGGGCCGAACGACTGCGGATGTATATCTCATCCATTGTTCAAAACCAGGGACATAAGTTGGTCGCTATTAATAACATGCCTGATCACTTACACTTATTTATAGGACACAGCCCCAACCAATCGCTGGTTGATTTGGTAAGAATTGTTAAAAGTGATTCATCAGAATGGATAAATAAAGAGAAGTTAACAAAAAGTAAATTTAAATGGCAGGAAGGGTACGGCGCTTTTACGCACAGTCGTTCGCAGGTTGATAAGGTTGTCAAATATATCTCAAATCAGCAGGAGCACCACAAAAAGAAAACATTGGCTGAAGAATTCAGGAAAATATTAAAAGGTTTTGATGTTGAATTTGATGAACGGTTTATTTTTAAACCACTCGAATAG
- the mnmD gene encoding tRNA (5-methylaminomethyl-2-thiouridine)(34)-methyltransferase MnmD, producing the protein MSNLKIVTTADGSNTIYNAEVGEHYHSRHGALQESLHVFVKSGLQYFLDRNDTDAVSILEVGFGTGLNFLLTADACTNNKIKLNYTGIEAYPLGNEMMAQTGYEQYVPALLWEQFNNSYPQALKATVDINELVRLQIANTPLLNFQSAQQFDVVYFDAFAAIHQPEMWNEEAIGHTVCFLKPGGVFVTYAITGNLKRRLKAMGFKVEKAPGAPGKREMLRAVKL; encoded by the coding sequence ATGTCAAACTTAAAAATAGTTACCACCGCCGACGGCTCCAACACCATTTACAATGCCGAAGTGGGCGAACATTATCACTCGCGCCACGGGGCTTTGCAGGAGAGTTTGCACGTATTTGTAAAATCGGGCCTGCAATATTTTTTGGATAGGAATGATACCGATGCAGTAAGTATTCTGGAAGTTGGCTTTGGTACCGGGCTTAATTTTTTGCTTACTGCCGATGCATGTACTAACAATAAAATAAAACTTAACTATACCGGCATAGAGGCCTATCCGCTTGGTAACGAAATGATGGCCCAAACCGGCTATGAGCAATATGTGCCGGCCCTGCTTTGGGAACAATTCAACAACAGTTACCCTCAGGCTTTAAAAGCCACTGTTGATATTAATGAGTTGGTGCGGCTGCAAATTGCAAACACCCCACTTTTAAATTTTCAATCAGCGCAACAGTTTGATGTTGTTTACTTTGATGCCTTCGCCGCCATCCACCAACCCGAAATGTGGAATGAGGAAGCCATTGGCCACACGGTTTGCTTTTTAAAACCCGGCGGAGTATTTGTTACCTACGCCATTACCGGCAACCTTAAACGCAGGCTGAAAGCCATGGGCTTTAAAGTTGAAAAAGCGCCCGGAGCACCTGGCAAACGCGAAATGCTGCGGGCAGTAAAACTCTGA
- a CDS encoding RNA polymerase sigma factor, with the protein MHPPPRITEEEIVRQCKKGSLKYQELLYKQFYGYAMGISLRYSLNRDDALEAVNDAFIKVFNAIGSYNTDKPFKAWLRTIMVNTAIDRRRKDLKFQLNVELDNAAPIRSSMGPVDNLNAQDILKLMVELPAIQRTIFNMYEIDGYDHEEIATMLSIPVSSSRVYLSRAKERLRNILRKEAHHG; encoded by the coding sequence ATGCATCCACCCCCTCGCATTACCGAAGAAGAGATCGTAAGGCAATGCAAAAAAGGCAGCTTAAAGTACCAGGAATTGCTGTACAAGCAGTTCTATGGCTATGCTATGGGTATAAGTTTGCGTTACAGTTTAAACCGCGATGATGCCCTCGAGGCTGTAAATGATGCTTTTATAAAAGTGTTTAACGCCATTGGCAGTTATAATACCGATAAGCCCTTTAAAGCCTGGCTCCGCACCATCATGGTTAACACCGCTATAGACAGGAGGCGGAAGGATCTGAAGTTTCAATTAAATGTTGAATTGGATAATGCCGCCCCCATCAGGAGCAGCATGGGCCCGGTTGATAATTTAAACGCCCAGGATATATTAAAATTAATGGTTGAGCTGCCCGCCATACAGCGCACCATTTTTAACATGTACGAGATTGATGGCTACGATCATGAAGAAATTGCTACTATGCTTAGTATCCCGGTAAGCTCATCGCGCGTTTACCTGAGCCGGGCTAAGGAAAGATTAAGAAATATATTAAGAAAAGAAGCACACCATGGATGA
- a CDS encoding aminotransferase class IV: protein MMPVFINFNGEYLPQNTPLLSIGNRGFKYGDGLFESMRLMKGKLQFAELHADRLQRGMKALKIDGYSQMDTWFLNGIVSELARRNKVKHGRLRLTVYRDAEGLYTPTQNKMGYCLELTPSEEPRYFLNERGLIMDVFTDLPKPSNYLSNIKTCNSLIYVMASLHKTQNKLDDVFLLNQNGNLCEASSSNIFINYQNHLYTPALSEGCVEGVMRQVVIKLAEENNIPLTEAQINPDILYEADEVFLTNATRGIQTVMGFGVRRYFNKYSKVLMDELNKL from the coding sequence ATGATGCCCGTATTCATCAATTTTAACGGCGAATATCTACCGCAAAACACACCGCTGTTAAGCATCGGTAACCGGGGCTTTAAATATGGCGACGGCCTGTTTGAAAGCATGCGGCTGATGAAAGGCAAACTACAATTTGCCGAATTACATGCCGACAGGCTGCAACGCGGCATGAAAGCCCTCAAAATTGACGGCTACTCGCAAATGGATACCTGGTTTTTAAACGGAATAGTAAGCGAACTGGCCCGCCGCAATAAAGTAAAACACGGCAGGTTGCGCCTAACCGTTTACCGAGATGCCGAGGGATTGTACACGCCAACCCAAAACAAAATGGGCTATTGCCTGGAGCTTACCCCCAGCGAAGAACCCCGCTATTTTTTAAACGAGCGCGGCCTGATTATGGATGTTTTTACCGATTTGCCAAAGCCGTCCAACTACCTATCCAACATCAAAACCTGCAACTCGCTTATTTATGTAATGGCAAGTTTGCATAAAACTCAAAATAAGCTGGATGATGTTTTTTTGCTTAACCAAAACGGCAATTTATGCGAGGCCAGCAGCTCCAATATTTTTATTAACTACCAAAACCACCTGTATACCCCGGCCTTAAGCGAGGGTTGCGTTGAAGGCGTAATGCGCCAGGTAGTGATTAAACTGGCCGAAGAAAATAACATCCCCCTAACCGAAGCCCAGATAAACCCCGATATTTTGTATGAGGCCGATGAGGTATTTTTAACCAACGCCACCCGCGGCATTCAAACCGTAATGGGTTTTGGGGTGAGGCGGTATTTTAATAAGTACAGTAAGGTGCTGATGGATGAGTTGAATAAGCTGTAG
- a CDS encoding outer membrane beta-barrel protein codes for MKKRFLTAMLLLLCCGQALLAQKLEVSVQATSGLFRFSGASATSTTMILQGSTTGDPMNRANNPYGSKNGFSYGGSIQAQLVLKGGFIFGLQSSYELLKSKENADRYYPIPPVTTTEYLPITAVDWSFPVTGHVALQNQTINLNPYIGYRFKLSKVKLDILPGMDLGFALNTRDKGEAKDKDGKTYKVDYERTKSPTDVRLRIGAAAAYGRYGLNVSFAHGITNYKKGWIGGVNDVHSELLRLGLSYRLF; via the coding sequence ATGAAAAAGCGTTTTTTAACCGCTATGCTGCTGCTATTGTGCTGCGGACAGGCCTTGCTTGCTCAAAAATTAGAAGTTTCGGTACAGGCTACCTCAGGTTTATTCCGTTTTTCGGGAGCATCGGCCACATCCACCACCATGATATTGCAGGGCTCAACCACCGGCGACCCAATGAACCGTGCCAATAACCCTTACGGCAGCAAAAACGGTTTTAGCTATGGCGGCAGCATCCAGGCACAACTGGTATTAAAAGGCGGATTCATTTTTGGTTTGCAGAGTAGCTATGAGTTGCTAAAAAGTAAAGAGAATGCAGACAGGTATTACCCCATCCCTCCCGTTACAACAACCGAGTACCTGCCTATAACCGCTGTCGATTGGAGTTTTCCTGTAACCGGCCATGTAGCTTTGCAAAACCAAACCATCAACCTTAACCCGTATATAGGCTACCGTTTTAAACTAAGCAAGGTTAAACTGGATATTTTACCTGGGATGGATCTTGGTTTCGCCCTCAATACGCGCGACAAAGGCGAAGCGAAAGACAAGGACGGCAAAACCTACAAAGTTGATTATGAAAGGACCAAATCGCCCACCGATGTGAGGCTGCGGATTGGCGCGGCAGCTGCTTACGGCCGCTACGGCTTAAACGTTAGCTTTGCTCATGGCATTACCAATTACAAAAAAGGCTGGATTGGCGGCGTAAATGATGTGCACAGCGAGTTGCTGCGTTTGGGATTGAGTTACAGGTTGTTTTAA
- a CDS encoding exo-beta-N-acetylmuramidase NamZ family protein, with protein sequence MKFKTFLQYTLIAFLLTHTACSQAGNRKTDKIPSTQKNKINTGIITGADQISLYIDYIKGKNIGMVVNQTSVIGKNLTPSVDSLLHLGIPIKKIFGPEHGFRGNASNGASVNDANDPKTGLPVISLYGNKHYKPTADDLKGIDLMIFDIQDVGTRFYTYISTLHYVMEACAENNVELMIFDRPNPNGYLIDGPILDTAYRSFVGMHTIPIAHGMTIGEYAQMINGEGWLKNGVKCKLNIIKVANYKHSLYYKLPVNPSPNLNTDLSVLLYPSTCLFEGTTFSLGRGTMLPFVQIGHPLLKGKYSFSFTPKSIPGMSENPPQKDQECFGIDLEKMSADEVRAMGSINLNWLIELYKAMPDKEHFFNAYFTKLAGTAQLRKQIEAGETEAAIRKSWQPGLDKFKVTRKKYLLYE encoded by the coding sequence ATGAAGTTCAAAACATTTTTGCAGTACACCCTAATAGCCTTTTTACTTACGCATACTGCCTGCAGCCAAGCCGGTAACCGCAAAACGGATAAAATACCATCAACCCAAAAAAATAAAATAAATACCGGAATAATAACCGGTGCCGACCAGATTTCGCTTTATATTGACTATATTAAGGGAAAAAATATCGGAATGGTAGTGAATCAAACCTCGGTTATTGGTAAAAACCTTACACCCAGTGTTGATAGTTTGTTGCATTTAGGTATTCCTATCAAAAAGATCTTCGGGCCTGAACACGGCTTTAGGGGCAACGCCAGCAACGGTGCCAGCGTTAATGATGCCAACGACCCTAAAACCGGTTTGCCGGTGATCTCGCTATATGGCAATAAACATTACAAGCCTACAGCTGATGATTTAAAAGGCATCGACCTGATGATATTTGACATACAGGATGTTGGCACCCGGTTTTATACCTATATATCAACCCTGCATTACGTAATGGAGGCCTGCGCCGAAAACAACGTAGAGCTGATGATATTTGACCGCCCCAACCCCAACGGCTATCTCATTGACGGGCCGATACTTGATACCGCTTACCGATCATTTGTAGGCATGCACACCATCCCTATTGCCCACGGCATGACCATTGGCGAATACGCCCAGATGATAAACGGCGAAGGCTGGCTGAAAAACGGGGTTAAATGTAAACTGAATATTATTAAAGTGGCAAATTATAAGCATAGCCTGTATTATAAATTGCCGGTAAACCCTTCGCCTAATTTAAATACCGATCTGTCGGTATTGCTGTACCCAAGTACCTGTTTGTTTGAGGGAACAACTTTTAGCCTGGGCAGAGGTACTATGCTGCCCTTTGTACAGATTGGACACCCCTTGCTGAAAGGCAAATACAGTTTTTCGTTTACGCCGAAAAGTATCCCGGGTATGAGCGAAAACCCGCCGCAGAAAGACCAGGAATGTTTTGGTATTGATCTGGAAAAAATGTCGGCAGATGAGGTGAGGGCAATGGGCTCAATTAACCTAAACTGGCTCATAGAGTTATATAAGGCCATGCCCGATAAGGAGCATTTTTTTAACGCCTATTTCACCAAACTTGCGGGCACCGCCCAATTACGCAAACAGATTGAAGCAGGCGAAACCGAGGCCGCCATCAGGAAAAGCTGGCAACCAGGTTTGGATAAATTTAAAGTTACACGCAAAAAATATTTATTATACGAATAA
- a CDS encoding outer membrane beta-barrel protein yields the protein MDDQLDNDLRDRIREVFDNYEDTFADEGWLLLRENFPVQDKQRRPVYLWWAGAAAAVLLFLSIGTWVVLNKKDARTGDGLIAVKPVQSAQQQNNAVDTGLSQTAAVNTADSNQAGTGQQPPAQGPATVGAATNGLQNTITKNGGAKSKPANGLPGVVVRAFTPVQIPTVNQGQQAPLAKVTTQQGVQAGNNNPIVITPPAKNADSVKSTLPKANEPQYAVNPAVVQPSVSNSQINKGNAASNAAVSPVIVKPKPKITSMEALLASEDNAPKKVEKDFADKRVKFGVYAATFFNYAKGSQNQVNAGAGITSEIRLSKNIKLATGVAIAQNTLNYDQQQPSNAREAVSFSPALTTAYNNVADFSKVSATPSIKNYNAKLVGLDIPVNIKYEFNPQKTDTYISAGVSSGTFVNEAYTASYNYPGLAQAAGLQQQPADETTHKSFNSFYVAKTLNVAFGIGYPVGKSNRIVIEPFFKYPLDGLGSQQIKFGAGGVNLKLNFTTHKK from the coding sequence ATGGATGACCAGTTGGATAACGACTTAAGAGACCGCATCAGGGAAGTGTTTGATAATTACGAAGACACTTTTGCCGATGAAGGCTGGCTGTTGCTCAGGGAGAATTTCCCTGTGCAGGACAAACAGCGCCGTCCGGTTTACCTATGGTGGGCGGGCGCGGCAGCGGCTGTGCTGTTGTTTTTAAGTATTGGTACCTGGGTTGTTTTGAATAAAAAAGATGCCCGTACCGGTGATGGCCTCATTGCCGTTAAACCTGTCCAATCTGCACAGCAACAAAATAACGCTGTTGACACCGGCTTATCCCAAACAGCGGCAGTAAATACGGCCGACTCAAATCAGGCAGGTACCGGCCAGCAGCCTCCTGCCCAAGGCCCGGCTACAGTTGGAGCTGCAACAAACGGGCTGCAAAATACAATTACCAAAAACGGAGGGGCTAAATCTAAACCGGCTAACGGCCTGCCCGGTGTAGTTGTACGGGCGTTTACGCCGGTGCAGATTCCGACAGTAAACCAGGGGCAACAGGCGCCGCTTGCTAAAGTAACAACACAGCAGGGTGTACAAGCAGGCAATAATAACCCGATTGTTATCACACCGCCTGCAAAAAATGCCGATAGTGTAAAATCAACATTGCCAAAAGCAAATGAGCCTCAGTATGCTGTAAATCCGGCGGTGGTACAGCCTTCGGTATCTAACAGCCAAATCAATAAAGGTAATGCAGCATCAAACGCAGCAGTATCGCCTGTAATTGTAAAGCCGAAGCCCAAAATTACCAGCATGGAAGCCCTGCTGGCCAGCGAAGATAATGCTCCTAAAAAAGTGGAGAAAGATTTCGCCGATAAACGGGTAAAATTTGGCGTATATGCAGCTACATTTTTTAACTACGCCAAGGGCAGTCAAAACCAGGTTAACGCCGGTGCGGGTATTACATCCGAGATCAGGCTGAGTAAAAACATTAAGCTTGCAACCGGTGTGGCTATTGCGCAAAATACGCTAAATTACGATCAGCAGCAGCCATCAAATGCCCGCGAAGCTGTATCGTTTTCGCCGGCATTAACTACGGCATATAATAATGTGGCCGATTTTAGCAAGGTATCCGCCACGCCGTCAATAAAAAATTATAATGCCAAACTGGTTGGTCTTGACATCCCGGTAAACATTAAATATGAATTTAACCCGCAAAAAACCGATACCTATATTTCGGCCGGCGTAAGCTCGGGCACCTTTGTTAACGAGGCCTATACCGCAAGTTACAACTACCCGGGCCTTGCCCAGGCAGCAGGCTTACAGCAACAACCTGCCGACGAAACCACCCATAAAAGCTTCAACAGCTTTTATGTTGCCAAAACGCTTAACGTAGCCTTTGGTATTGGCTACCCTGTTGGCAAAAGCAACCGCATTGTAATTGAGCCGTTTTTTAAATATCCGCTTGATGGCCTCGGCTCGCAGCAAATTAAATTTGGTGCCGGCGGCGTAAACCTGAAACTAAACTTTACAACACATAAAAAATGA
- a CDS encoding ABC transporter permease — translation MSFASFISSRITFKSKRTFSKLIVRIAIIGIMLGLGVMILSLAIVKGFKHEIRNKVRGFGGDIRVVKFDLNNSYESSPVETDPVFEKRALKSPYISRMMPVATKPGIIKANNEIEGVVLKGVDKTYDWAYFKTTLVAGGMINFADSVEAQKEVMISQTTADRLKLKVGDKLLMYFIQEPLRKRQFKVKGIFNVGVEEIDKTFVIGSLSLVNRLNDWKPNEIGQYEIRVSDFDHLADAAEALNSFLPVKLKSYTIEEDYPSIFEWLNLLDVNFVVMLVLMMAVAVINMISALLIMILERTAMIGMFKAMGASNWEIRKVFLINAAYLIGVGLLLGNLLGIGLGYFQQKTHFFALDQASYYMKFVPVEFNAFDIIALNLGTMMVCLLVLMIPSSLVSRISPVKAIQFK, via the coding sequence TTGAGTTTCGCCTCCTTTATATCATCCCGCATTACCTTTAAATCAAAACGTACATTTTCAAAACTGATTGTACGTATTGCAATTATCGGCATTATGCTGGGCCTTGGTGTAATGATACTGTCGCTTGCTATAGTTAAAGGATTTAAACACGAAATACGCAATAAAGTTCGCGGTTTTGGCGGCGATATCCGTGTGGTTAAGTTCGATCTCAATAATTCGTACGAGAGTTCGCCTGTTGAAACCGACCCTGTTTTTGAAAAACGCGCGCTTAAAAGTCCCTATATCTCGCGCATGATGCCGGTAGCCACCAAACCGGGCATCATCAAAGCCAATAACGAAATTGAAGGTGTTGTGCTAAAAGGTGTTGATAAAACTTACGATTGGGCCTATTTTAAAACTACGCTGGTTGCAGGCGGGATGATCAATTTTGCCGATTCGGTTGAGGCACAGAAGGAGGTTATGATATCGCAAACCACGGCCGACCGCCTTAAACTGAAAGTAGGGGATAAACTGCTGATGTATTTTATTCAGGAACCCCTGCGCAAACGCCAGTTTAAGGTAAAAGGCATTTTTAACGTAGGGGTAGAAGAGATTGACAAAACCTTTGTGATAGGTTCACTATCGCTGGTTAACCGCCTTAACGACTGGAAGCCTAACGAAATTGGCCAATACGAGATCCGGGTATCCGATTTTGATCATTTGGCCGATGCTGCCGAAGCGTTAAACTCTTTCCTCCCAGTAAAACTAAAATCCTACACCATCGAAGAAGATTACCCCTCGATATTTGAATGGCTTAACCTGCTCGATGTCAATTTTGTGGTGATGCTGGTGCTGATGATGGCGGTTGCGGTTATCAACATGATTTCGGCATTGCTTATCATGATCCTGGAGCGTACGGCCATGATTGGTATGTTTAAAGCGATGGGTGCCAGTAACTGGGAGATCCGTAAAGTATTCCTGATTAATGCCGCATATCTTATTGGCGTAGGCCTGCTATTGGGTAACTTGCTTGGTATTGGCCTCGGTTATTTTCAACAGAAAACCCATTTTTTCGCGCTCGACCAGGCTTCTTATTACATGAAATTTGTACCTGTCGAGTTTAACGCCTTTGATATTATCGCTTTAAATCTCGGCACAATGATGGTGTGTCTGCTGGTACTTATGATCCCTTCATCGCTGGTAAGCCGCATCTCGCCGGTAAAGGCTATTCAGTTTAAGTAG